A genome region from Proteus vulgaris includes the following:
- the rpsA gene encoding 30S ribosomal protein S1, whose translation MTESFAQLFEESLKTIETRPGAIVRGVVVAIDKDVVLVDAGLKSESAIPVEQFKNAQGELEIQVGDEIDVALDAVEDGFGETVLSREKAKRHEAWLMLEKAYEENETVVGIINGKVKGGFTVELNGIRAFLPGSLVDVRPVRDTTHLENKELEFKVIKLDQKRNNVVVSRRAVIESENSAERDQLLENLQEGMEVKGIVKNLTDYGAFVDLGGVDGLLHITDMAWKRVKHPSEIVNVGDEITVKVLKFDRERTRVSLGLKQLGEDPWVAIAKRYPEGTKLTGRVTNLTDYGCFVEIEEGVEGLVHVSEMDWTNKNIHPSKVVNVGDVVEVMVLDIDEERRRISLGLKQCKSNPWQQFAETHNKNDRVEGKIKSITDFGIFIGLDGGIDGLVHLSDISWNVAGEEAVREYKKGDEIAAVVLQVDAERERISLGVKQLSEDPFNNYLSAHKKGAIVSGKVTAVDAKGATVELADGVEGYLRASEASRDRVEDATLVLNVGEAVEAKYTGVDRKNRVINLSVRAKDEADEKDAIASVNNKEEVGFSNNAMAEAFKAAKGE comes from the coding sequence ATGACAGAATCTTTTGCTCAACTCTTTGAAGAATCCCTAAAAACAATCGAAACTCGTCCTGGCGCTATCGTTCGCGGCGTTGTAGTTGCTATCGATAAAGACGTTGTTCTGGTTGATGCAGGTCTGAAATCAGAATCTGCTATTCCTGTAGAACAATTCAAAAACGCTCAAGGCGAATTAGAAATCCAAGTGGGCGACGAAATTGATGTTGCTCTGGACGCGGTTGAAGATGGCTTCGGTGAAACCGTTCTGTCCCGTGAGAAAGCTAAACGTCACGAAGCGTGGCTGATGCTAGAAAAAGCTTACGAAGAAAACGAAACTGTTGTTGGTATCATCAACGGTAAAGTTAAAGGTGGTTTCACTGTTGAACTGAACGGCATTCGTGCGTTCTTACCTGGTTCACTGGTAGACGTTCGCCCAGTTCGCGATACAACTCATCTGGAAAACAAAGAGCTTGAGTTCAAAGTCATCAAATTAGACCAAAAACGTAACAACGTTGTTGTGTCTCGTCGTGCGGTTATCGAATCTGAAAACAGCGCAGAACGTGATCAGTTATTAGAAAACCTGCAAGAAGGCATGGAAGTTAAAGGTATCGTTAAGAACCTTACTGACTACGGTGCATTCGTTGATCTGGGCGGTGTTGACGGTTTACTGCACATCACTGACATGGCTTGGAAACGTGTTAAACACCCAAGCGAAATTGTCAATGTTGGCGACGAAATCACTGTTAAAGTCCTGAAATTCGACCGTGAACGTACTCGCGTATCATTAGGTCTGAAACAACTGGGCGAAGATCCATGGGTAGCTATCGCTAAACGTTATCCAGAAGGTACTAAACTGACTGGTCGTGTAACTAATCTGACTGATTACGGCTGCTTCGTAGAAATCGAAGAAGGCGTTGAAGGTCTGGTACACGTTTCTGAAATGGATTGGACTAACAAAAACATTCACCCATCTAAAGTTGTTAATGTTGGTGATGTTGTTGAAGTTATGGTTCTTGACATCGATGAAGAACGTCGTCGTATTTCACTGGGTCTGAAACAGTGTAAATCTAACCCATGGCAGCAATTCGCAGAAACTCACAACAAGAACGACCGTGTTGAAGGTAAAATCAAGTCTATTACTGACTTCGGTATCTTCATCGGTTTAGACGGCGGTATCGACGGTCTGGTTCACTTATCTGACATTTCTTGGAATGTTGCAGGTGAAGAAGCCGTTCGTGAATACAAAAAAGGCGACGAAATCGCTGCTGTAGTTCTGCAAGTTGATGCTGAACGTGAACGTATCTCACTGGGCGTTAAACAATTATCAGAAGATCCATTCAATAATTACCTGTCTGCTCACAAAAAAGGTGCTATTGTTTCTGGTAAAGTAACTGCTGTTGACGCTAAAGGCGCAACTGTAGAATTAGCTGACGGTGTTGAAGGTTATCTTCGTGCTTCAGAAGCTTCACGTGACCGCGTTGAAGATGCAACTCTGGTTCTGAATGTTGGCGAAGCTGTAGAAGCTAAATACACTGGCGTTGACCGTAAAAACCGCGTTATCAACTTATCTGTTCGTGCTAAAGACGAAGCAGACGAGAAAGACGCTATCGCTTCTGTAAACAACAAAGAAGAAGTTGGTTTTTCAAACAACGCTATGGCTGAAGCTTTCAAAGCAGCTAAAGGCGAATAA
- the ihfB gene encoding integration host factor subunit beta — protein sequence MTKSELIERLAGLQSHLSAKTVEEAVKEMLDHMADTLADGERIEVRGFGSFSLHYRAPRTGRNPKTGDKVDLEGKYVPHFKPGKELRDRVNIYTE from the coding sequence ATGACCAAGTCTGAGTTAATCGAGAGACTTGCAGGCCTACAATCTCATCTTTCGGCTAAGACGGTTGAAGAAGCTGTAAAAGAAATGCTTGATCATATGGCTGATACTTTAGCTGATGGTGAGCGTATCGAAGTCCGCGGATTCGGCAGTTTTTCTCTACACTACCGTGCGCCGCGTACGGGTCGTAACCCGAAGACTGGTGATAAAGTAGATCTGGAAGGTAAATACGTTCCACACTTTAAGCCAGGTAAAGAGTTACGTGACCGTGTAAATATTTATACGGAATAA
- a CDS encoding DNA internalization-related competence protein ComEC/Rec2, producing the protein MILLNRMMVFFKLEVLSIKRKCFHSAYFQKLYFTKLTLDSIALAMILGCLPLLVQHTLFSQTIYSITIFVALFLLFFPFRSLRFFSIFLFFWVYSNMAASSLMTRTEQFADNIVIFETKIMEYRQLTEGNIIIKIPITKKTRFSSSVYANVYWRNPPKNIAVGQYWKFKIQFRAVHSYLNEGGFDSQKYAVSMKETLTGKVMTAQFIRDDTSLRTQFIQTLSTYWQTAENKGEIIALVLGNKRYIEPEKKDLYIKTGVAHLIVISGLHIGLAACAGWIIARSIQFIFPIRWINPQFPLVIAWLCGVFYAALSGWGIPATRAVIGLTVWVILHWANRLFLPWQWVLWSAALILIIEPLSILSASFWLSFSAVFAIIFWYWMYPLKTKYNYQKRWFILRLVHLQFGLLIILLPFQLYLFNGANFFSFIVNLWAVPVISFITVPLIMIGLLTFFLSFLQPIIWHWVDLSINFAFWCTPLFLPFWQESGAIPLLLAFLGLGIILVIKMSWWHYHFICIVAIGAVLYCELTASSRYQWRMSMLDVGHGLAVVLEKEGEAVIYDTGIRWKSGGSIAKSVIIPYLKSHRLKPVALIISHDHLDHTGGINDLIKAYPNLNIRSSFDDPSHLPCLSNKSWQWKGLRFEALWPPNKLPSPKNNQSCVINVSDGKHHILLTGDIEKEAEAQLVRVKKEQLKADVLQVPHHGSQTSSTLMFIQAVSPKFALVSAARYSPWRLPSDKVHHRYKREAINWLTTSISGQISIEFNQNNIDVFTYRRDILPRWYHQWFGVLTFPE; encoded by the coding sequence ATGATTTTATTGAATCGAATGATGGTTTTTTTTAAGTTAGAGGTATTATCAATAAAACGGAAGTGTTTTCATTCAGCTTATTTTCAAAAACTTTATTTCACAAAATTAACTTTAGATAGTATTGCTTTAGCAATGATATTAGGCTGTTTACCGTTATTAGTTCAACATACACTTTTTAGTCAGACTATTTATTCTATTACTATTTTTGTTGCATTATTTTTATTATTTTTTCCTTTTCGTTCATTACGATTTTTCTCTATCTTTCTGTTTTTCTGGGTTTATTCAAATATGGCTGCATCATCCTTAATGACGAGAACGGAGCAGTTTGCCGATAATATAGTAATATTTGAAACCAAAATTATGGAATATCGCCAATTAACAGAGGGTAATATTATTATCAAAATACCCATTACCAAAAAAACGCGCTTCTCATCATCTGTTTATGCTAACGTGTATTGGCGAAATCCCCCTAAAAATATAGCAGTAGGGCAATATTGGAAATTTAAAATTCAATTCAGAGCAGTACATAGCTATTTAAATGAAGGTGGGTTTGATAGTCAAAAGTATGCTGTTTCTATGAAAGAAACGTTAACAGGTAAAGTGATGACGGCCCAGTTTATCCGAGATGATACATCACTGCGTACTCAATTTATTCAAACCCTTTCAACTTATTGGCAAACTGCAGAAAATAAAGGCGAAATTATTGCTTTAGTCTTAGGTAATAAGCGATATATTGAACCTGAGAAGAAAGATCTCTATATCAAAACAGGAGTTGCACATTTAATTGTGATATCGGGGTTGCATATAGGTTTAGCTGCTTGTGCTGGCTGGATCATTGCAAGAAGTATTCAATTTATATTTCCTATCAGATGGATTAATCCACAGTTTCCATTAGTCATAGCTTGGCTATGTGGGGTTTTCTATGCTGCGTTATCAGGTTGGGGAATACCAGCAACAAGAGCTGTTATTGGATTAACCGTTTGGGTGATTTTACATTGGGCAAACCGATTATTTTTACCTTGGCAATGGGTACTTTGGAGCGCCGCACTCATTCTTATTATTGAACCTCTTTCTATCCTTTCAGCCAGTTTCTGGCTTTCCTTTTCTGCTGTATTTGCCATTATTTTTTGGTATTGGATGTATCCATTAAAAACTAAATATAATTATCAAAAACGGTGGTTTATTTTACGATTGGTACATTTACAATTTGGTTTATTAATTATTTTGTTACCATTTCAATTATATTTATTTAATGGTGCTAATTTTTTTAGTTTTATCGTTAATTTGTGGGCAGTTCCTGTTATTTCTTTTATTACCGTACCGTTAATAATGATTGGATTATTGACATTTTTTCTCTCATTTTTACAGCCGATAATTTGGCATTGGGTTGATCTTTCTATCAATTTTGCTTTTTGGTGTACTCCATTATTTTTACCATTTTGGCAAGAAAGTGGTGCTATTCCTTTATTATTAGCTTTTTTGGGGCTCGGCATTATTTTAGTCATCAAAATGTCATGGTGGCATTATCATTTTATATGCATTGTGGCTATTGGTGCTGTTTTATATTGTGAATTGACAGCTTCTTCACGCTATCAATGGCGAATGTCCATGCTAGATGTTGGACATGGTTTAGCTGTTGTTCTTGAAAAAGAAGGAGAAGCGGTTATTTATGATACTGGAATACGGTGGAAAAGTGGTGGTTCAATTGCCAAAAGTGTCATTATTCCTTATTTAAAAAGTCATCGGCTTAAACCCGTTGCATTGATAATTAGTCACGATCATCTTGATCATACTGGGGGGATTAACGATTTAATAAAAGCGTATCCTAACTTAAACATTCGTAGTAGTTTTGACGATCCTTCGCATTTACCTTGTTTAAGTAATAAATCATGGCAATGGAAAGGGCTTCGATTTGAGGCATTATGGCCACCGAATAAGTTACCTTCCCCGAAGAATAATCAATCCTGTGTGATTAATGTCAGTGATGGTAAACACCATATTCTTTTGACTGGAGATATAGAAAAAGAAGCTGAAGCTCAATTAGTAAGAGTCAAAAAAGAACAACTGAAAGCCGATGTTTTACAAGTTCCTCACCATGGTAGTCAAACATCATCCACATTGATGTTTATTCAAGCAGTATCACCTAAATTTGCGCTCGTTTCTGCTGCTCGTTATAGCCCTTGGCGTTTACCTTCTGATAAAGTACATCATCGTTATAAAAGAGAAGCTATTAATTGGCTAACAACTTCTATTAGTGGACAAATTTCTATCGAGTTTAATCAAAATAATATTGATGTATTTACCTATAGACGAGATATTTTACCTCGTTGGTATCATCAGTGGTTTGGTGTTTTGACGTTTCCCGAGTAG
- the msbA gene encoding lipid A ABC transporter ATP-binding protein/permease MsbA, protein MNDIDLSTWQTFRRLWPMIRLFKAGLIVAAIALVINAGVDAFMISLLKPLLDEGFGKASNDVLKWMPLAVIGLIVLRGISNFISSYCLSWVSGKVVMNMRRRLFSHIMGMPVSFFDQQSTGTLLSRITYDSEQVASSSSGALITVVREGAYIIGLFCLMFYYSWQLSLILIVIAPIVAVVIRLVSTRFRTISKRIQNSMGQVTTSAEQMLKGHKEVLIFNGQEVENKRFNHVSNHIRRQGMRMVVASSISDPIIQLIASFALAFVLYAASFPEIMETLTAGTITVVFSSMVALMRPLKSLTNVNAQFQRGMAACQTLFTILDMEQEKDTGKLELKKPTGDIEFRNVTFQYVTKDTPALKNMSFTIPAGKTVALVGRSGSGKSTIANLITRFYDVNEGEILINGHDIREYTLKSLRNQVALVSQNVHLFNETVANNIVYACEEQYTREDIEKAAKMAHAMDFIQKMDKGLDTEIGENGVLLSGGQRQRIAIARALLRDSPILILDEATSALDTESERAIQSALDELQKNRTSLVIAHRLSTIEKADEILVIEDGEIVERGAHLDLIEKQGIYAQLHRMQFGK, encoded by the coding sequence ATGAATGATATAGATCTATCAACGTGGCAAACATTCCGCCGCTTATGGCCAATGATCCGACTTTTTAAAGCAGGGTTAATCGTTGCTGCAATTGCATTAGTCATCAATGCGGGGGTGGATGCATTTATGATTTCTTTATTAAAACCGCTTCTTGATGAAGGTTTTGGTAAAGCCAGCAATGACGTATTAAAATGGATGCCTCTTGCTGTTATTGGACTGATCGTTCTGCGTGGTATATCTAACTTTATTTCAAGTTACTGCCTTTCTTGGGTATCAGGAAAAGTGGTAATGAATATGCGTCGCCGACTGTTTTCTCACATAATGGGAATGCCGGTGAGCTTTTTTGATCAGCAATCAACAGGGACTTTACTCTCTCGTATCACATATGATTCAGAACAAGTTGCCTCTTCATCATCAGGCGCATTAATCACAGTTGTACGTGAAGGTGCTTATATTATTGGGCTATTTTGTTTGATGTTTTACTATAGCTGGCAATTATCCCTGATCCTTATCGTTATCGCACCTATTGTGGCTGTTGTTATCCGTTTGGTATCGACTCGTTTTAGAACGATCAGTAAACGGATCCAAAATAGCATGGGACAAGTAACAACTAGCGCAGAGCAAATGCTAAAAGGGCATAAAGAAGTTCTGATTTTTAATGGTCAAGAAGTTGAAAATAAGCGCTTTAACCATGTGAGTAATCATATTCGCCGTCAAGGTATGCGTATGGTTGTCGCCTCGTCAATTTCAGATCCTATTATTCAATTGATTGCTTCCTTTGCATTAGCATTTGTTCTATATGCAGCAAGTTTCCCAGAAATTATGGAAACATTAACGGCGGGGACAATTACGGTTGTCTTCTCCTCAATGGTTGCATTAATGCGCCCATTAAAATCGTTGACTAACGTAAATGCTCAATTTCAGCGTGGTATGGCTGCTTGTCAGACACTATTTACTATCCTCGATATGGAGCAAGAAAAAGACACGGGTAAGCTTGAACTGAAAAAACCAACGGGTGATATTGAATTTCGTAACGTGACTTTCCAATATGTTACGAAAGATACGCCAGCATTGAAAAATATGTCGTTTACCATTCCAGCAGGAAAAACTGTTGCATTAGTTGGACGTTCAGGCTCTGGTAAATCTACGATTGCCAACCTGATCACTCGTTTTTATGACGTTAATGAAGGTGAGATATTAATTAATGGTCATGATATTCGTGAATACACATTAAAATCTTTGCGTAACCAAGTTGCATTAGTTTCTCAAAATGTGCATCTTTTTAATGAAACTGTGGCAAACAATATCGTCTATGCTTGTGAAGAGCAGTATACCCGTGAAGATATTGAAAAAGCGGCGAAAATGGCTCATGCGATGGATTTTATCCAAAAAATGGATAAAGGCTTAGATACTGAAATTGGTGAAAATGGTGTGTTACTTTCAGGTGGACAACGTCAGCGTATTGCAATTGCAAGAGCATTATTACGAGATTCCCCTATTCTTATTCTTGATGAAGCAACATCAGCGTTAGATACAGAATCAGAACGAGCTATTCAGTCCGCACTTGATGAACTACAGAAAAACAGAACCTCTTTAGTCATTGCTCACCGTTTATCAACGATTGAAAAAGCGGATGAAATATTAGTTATTGAAGACGGCGAAATTGTTGAACGTGGCGCACACCTTGATTTGATTGAAAAACAGGGTATTTATGCACAACTTCACAGGATGCAATTTGGCAAATGA
- the lpxK gene encoding tetraacyldisaccharide 4'-kinase: protein MIERIWSGKSWFYILLLPFSWLYGAITLLRRFAYQKGWLASWKAPVPVVIVGNLTAGGNGKTPVVIWLVEQLIQRGFKPGVVSRGYGGKSDHYPLLLTSDTTPAMAGDEPVLIHHRTTAPVAVAPNRRDAVKALLAQYDLDVIITDDGLQHYALQRDYEIVVIDGQRRFGNGWWLPAGPMRERAGRLNSVDAIIVNGGVSQGNEISMVLEGDIAVNLKTGEKRPIQQIKKAVAIAGIGHPPRFFNSLREKGIALITTKAFSDHSDYSAQELQDLTPDLEPLIMTEKDAVKCQHFAQDNWWYLPVSAELNSQSVLKQVSNLIYSSKKTCI from the coding sequence ATGATTGAGCGGATTTGGTCTGGTAAATCTTGGTTTTATATCCTATTGCTTCCATTCTCATGGTTGTATGGTGCGATTACACTGCTAAGGCGTTTTGCATATCAGAAAGGGTGGTTAGCATCATGGAAGGCCCCTGTTCCTGTTGTGATTGTGGGGAATTTAACTGCAGGTGGGAATGGTAAAACACCTGTTGTGATATGGCTTGTTGAGCAATTAATACAGCGGGGATTTAAACCAGGTGTCGTGTCTCGTGGTTACGGCGGAAAATCAGATCATTATCCATTACTTTTGACATCCGATACGACACCAGCCATGGCTGGTGATGAACCTGTATTGATTCATCATCGGACAACGGCTCCCGTTGCAGTTGCGCCTAATCGACGAGATGCAGTAAAAGCGTTATTAGCTCAATATGATCTGGATGTGATCATCACTGATGATGGTTTACAACATTATGCATTACAGCGTGATTATGAAATTGTTGTCATTGATGGTCAACGTCGATTTGGCAATGGTTGGTGGTTACCAGCAGGCCCTATGCGGGAGCGTGCAGGGCGCTTAAATTCAGTAGATGCAATTATCGTTAATGGTGGAGTAAGCCAAGGTAATGAGATAAGCATGGTACTGGAAGGTGATATTGCTGTTAATCTTAAAACGGGAGAAAAAAGACCAATCCAGCAAATTAAAAAGGCGGTTGCTATCGCTGGGATTGGTCATCCACCTCGATTTTTTAACTCATTACGTGAAAAAGGGATTGCATTAATCACAACAAAAGCATTTAGTGATCATAGTGATTATAGTGCTCAAGAATTACAGGATTTAACACCTGATTTAGAACCGCTTATTATGACAGAAAAGGATGCTGTGAAATGTCAGCATTTTGCACAAGATAATTGGTGGTATTTACCTGTTAGCGCTGAATTAAATAGCCAATCTGTGCTAAAACAAGTCAGCAATTTAATTTACAGCTCGAAAAAAACTTGTATCTGA
- a CDS encoding cold-shock protein — protein MTLQLRMGRVKWFDNNKGYGLIVARDIEQEIYVNKKAIANTKNKALTEGQDVEFSVIRTAAGLEAADVIGF, from the coding sequence ATGACATTACAATTAAGAATGGGTCGCGTAAAATGGTTTGACAATAACAAAGGTTATGGTCTTATTGTTGCAAGAGACATTGAACAAGAAATTTATGTCAATAAAAAAGCGATTGCCAATACAAAAAATAAAGCATTAACAGAAGGTCAAGACGTTGAGTTTTCTGTTATCAGAACAGCAGCAGGTTTAGAAGCCGCTGATGTTATTGGGTTTTAA
- a CDS encoding Trm112 family protein yields MDHRLLEIIACPVCHGKLIFDKENSELICKIDHLAYPVRDNIPVLLENEARELSLEEEK; encoded by the coding sequence ATGGATCACCGCTTACTTGAAATTATTGCTTGCCCAGTTTGCCATGGCAAACTTATCTTTGATAAAGAAAACTCAGAGCTTATCTGCAAAATTGATCATTTAGCTTATCCTGTACGTGACAATATCCCCGTTCTTCTGGAGAATGAAGCAAGAGAATTATCACTAGAAGAGGAAAAGTAA
- the kdsB gene encoding 3-deoxy-manno-octulosonate cytidylyltransferase: MFTVIIPGRYASTRLPGKPLADIHGKPMIVRVMEQAMRSGANRVIVATDNLDVVAAVEKAGGEACMTREDHHSGTERLAEVIEKYQFADDEIIVNVQGDEPLIPPTIITQVAENLASCGAGMATLAVPIVDSKEAFNPNAVKVVMDAKGFALYFSRATIPWERDRFNLSHDEIGEHYLRHIGIYAYRAGFIRRYITWEPSPLESIEMLEQLRVLWYGEKIHVAKALEVPGVGVDTQDDLIAARAAYRALNQEF, encoded by the coding sequence ATGTTTACGGTCATTATCCCAGGTCGATATGCATCGACCCGTTTACCGGGTAAACCTCTCGCGGATATTCATGGTAAGCCTATGATTGTTCGTGTAATGGAACAGGCTATGCGCTCTGGTGCAAACCGAGTCATTGTTGCAACTGATAACTTAGATGTTGTTGCCGCAGTTGAAAAAGCGGGTGGGGAAGCGTGCATGACTCGCGAAGATCACCATTCTGGTACAGAACGTTTAGCTGAAGTCATTGAAAAATACCAATTTGCAGATGACGAGATAATCGTTAACGTACAAGGTGATGAGCCTCTTATTCCACCCACTATTATTACTCAAGTAGCCGAAAATTTGGCGAGTTGTGGCGCAGGAATGGCGACATTAGCGGTGCCTATTGTTGACTCAAAAGAAGCTTTTAATCCGAATGCGGTGAAAGTTGTGATGGATGCAAAAGGTTTCGCACTTTATTTTTCTCGTGCAACCATTCCTTGGGAAAGAGATCGTTTTAATTTGTCACATGATGAAATTGGTGAGCACTATTTACGCCATATTGGTATTTATGCTTATCGCGCGGGCTTTATACGTCGATATATTACTTGGGAGCCAAGCCCATTAGAATCTATTGAAATGTTAGAGCAACTGCGTGTGCTGTGGTATGGTGAAAAAATCCATGTTGCAAAAGCATTAGAAGTTCCTGGTGTGGGTGTAGATACACAAGATGATCTTATCGCAGCCAGAGCTGCCTATCGTGCTCTTAATCAAGAATTTTAA
- a CDS encoding cupin domain-containing protein has protein sequence MIRCVRLWTGEDGNSLFEEGVIEFQNSSQGDRESLPINVSELSFRETTSGGSYDWHQDPVPRYVITLSGTLEFETKDGSTFIIKPGDVLLAQDNSGTGHKWRLLDNEPWRRAYVVYKEDAGLCFKAGKITN, from the coding sequence ATGATCCGATGTGTTCGCTTATGGACTGGAGAAGATGGTAATTCGTTATTTGAAGAAGGTGTTATCGAATTTCAAAATAGCTCTCAAGGCGATAGGGAAAGTTTGCCTATCAATGTTTCAGAATTATCGTTTCGGGAAACAACTTCTGGTGGTTCATATGATTGGCATCAAGATCCCGTTCCTCGTTATGTTATTACCTTATCAGGAACATTAGAGTTTGAAACAAAAGATGGTTCTACTTTCATTATTAAGCCTGGTGATGTGTTATTAGCACAAGATAACAGTGGTACAGGTCATAAATGGCGTCTTTTAGATAATGAGCCTTGGCGTCGTGCTTATGTTGTCTATAAAGAAGATGCAGGATTATGTTTTAAGGCTGGCAAAATAACCAACTAA